From Nicotiana tabacum cultivar K326 chromosome 15, ASM71507v2, whole genome shotgun sequence, the proteins below share one genomic window:
- the LOC107778149 gene encoding ubiquitin-conjugating enzyme E2 10 yields the protein MASKRILKELKDLQKDPPTSCSAGPVAEDMFHWQATLMGPSDSPYAGGVFLVTIHFPPDYPFKPPKVAFRTKVFHPNINSNGSICLDILKEQWSPALTISKVLLSICSLLTDPNPDDPLVPEIAHMYKTDKSKYEATARSWTQKYAMG from the exons ATGGCATCCAAGCGAATTCTGAAAGAGCTCAAGGATCTCCAGAAAGATCCTCCTACCTCTTGCAGCGCTG GCCCAGTTGCTGAAGATATGTTTCATTGGCAAGCAACGCTTATGGGTCCATCTGACAGTCCTTATGCTGGCGGAGTGTTTCTTGTTACCATTCATTTTCCGCCTGATTATCCATTTAAGCCTCCAAAG GTAGCTTTTAGGACAAAGGTTTTTCACCCAAACATCAACAGCAATGGTAGCATTTGCCTCGACATTTTGAAGGAACAGTGGAGCCCCGCACTCACAATATCCAAG GTGCTGCTGTCTATCTGTTCTCTGCTAACGGACCCTAATCCTGATGATCCTTTGGTGCCTGAGATTGCTCATATGTACAAGACCGATAAAAGCAAGTATGAAGCCACTGCTCGGAGCTGGACTCAAAAGTATGCCATGGGTTAG
- the LOC107778151 gene encoding uncharacterized protein LOC107778151, with product MDQFRQIGEVVGSLKALMVLKHDIQINHKQCCFLLDMYIQAFDTISEEIKHNLRLNERNTKWKALEQPMKELHRIFKEGESYIKYCLDVKDWWGKAISLHMNKDCVEFHIHNLLCCFPVVIEAIETAAEISGFDEEEMQKRRAAVMKKYDRELIDPRFFQWMFGKQYLVTREICSRLESSWKEDRWLLLENIRQKKNAIAPDTLLKHEQRIAEFLLRKLDGVEQSNKILLPSSILVGSNDYHVKRRLGSWGGHVKEIQWLGENFALRNFFGDVEPLHSEISLVFSLSHPNILQYHCGFYDEERKEGYLVMELMNDTLATYIKEHSGQRKRLPFSTSAAVDIMLQIARGMEYMHARKIYHGELNPSHVLLKARNSSAESYFHAKIKGFGLTSIKSTYKTVNHSAADSIIWYAPEVLAENEKPGTKCTSKYTEKADVYSFGMICFQILTGKVPFDEGHLQGEKVVRNIRAGERPLFPYPSPKYLVNLTRRCWHTNPNLRPRFSSLCRILHYIKKVLVINPEHGQPETAPPLVDYCDIEGGYSKKFSEEESTCLTPVSQIPFQMFAYRLIEKEKISGKNWDSSNDGFSVHRRASILSDDGHLAAMDDLFLAPSDGRSVCSEIIDRKDSRLFDQRSAISEIPHRKLYLFDQASVGSESPDRRFSSVAADEKFFFADSPDRKVLSTPIVDRSPRIDTLEKKIISSMSKNQRLKFSDNQEKVMSPKAGDEKPTANVAAEQNLVSPRTTEKIKSAEQNLVSPRNLEKKISSDDQKLTSPESQEKKHASDDQKLTSPESQEKKHASDDQKLISSEAPEKKHSSDDRKLLHSKTPERMKSSTVNDKPLQGEHAQRRSVRTRKTNEKLSKIIEKKVLETNQISISSENTETTASKTRNQKITVKKDSSRGKLQDTKTSSLTEKLNDDSPRSSPARAKRIHSSPMSSPTRTPKASSRSSPAIASKGYAYQSPSSSPLNPCSRCARVNRECQPSGMSPHIQRKAHPSHSEIA from the exons ATGGATCAATTCAGGCAGATTGGTGAGGTAGTAGGGAGTTTGAAGGCTCTAATGGTGTTGAAACATGATATTCAAATCAATCATAAGCAATGTTGTTTCCTATTAGATATGTATATTCAGGCTTTTGATACCATTTCTGAAGAAATCAAACATAATTTAAGGTTAAATGAGAGGAATACAAAGTGGAAAGCTCTTGAGCAACCAATGAAAGAGTTACATAGGATCTTTAAAGAAGGCGAATCGTATATAAAATATTGTTTGGATGTGAAAGATTGGTGGGGAAAAGCGATAAGTCTTCATATGAACAAAGATTGTGTTGAGTTTCACATACATAACTTGCTTTGTTGTTTTCCTGTTGTTATTGAGGCGATTGAGACGGCTGCAGAAATCTCAGGATTCGACGAGGAGGAAATGCAGAAGAGAAGAGCTGCAGTTATGAAGAAATATGATAGGGAATTGATCGATCCGAGGTTTTTTCAGTGGATGTTTGGGAAGCAGTATTTAGTTACGCGAGAAATATGTAGCCGGTTGGAGAGTTCTTGGAAAGAAGATAGATGGTTGCTTCTTGAAAACATAAGGCAAAAGAAAAATGCAATTGCACCAGATACTTTGTTGAAGCACGAGCAAAGGATCGCAGAATTCTTGCTAAGGAAATTAGATGgtgttgaacaaagtaacaagaTATTGTTACCTAGTTCAATCTTAGTTGGATCAAACGATTATCATGTGAAGAGGCGTTTAGGGTCGTGGGGCGGGCATGTTAAGGAGATACAATGGTTAGGTGAAAATTTTGCTCTGAGGAACTTTTTTGGAGATGTTGAACCATTGCATAGTGAGATTTCTTTAGTGTTTTCACTTTCACATCCAAACATATTGCAATATCATTGTGGTTTTTATgatgaagaaaggaaagaagGGTACCTTGTTATGGAGCTGATGAACGATACTCTTGCGACGTATATAAAGGAGCATTCTGGCCAAAGGAAGAGACTGCCATTTTCTACGTCTGCTGCAGTTGATATTATGCTTCAGATTGCTCGAGGGATGGAGTATATGCACGCGAGAAAGATCTATCACGGAGAATTGAACCCGTCTCATGTCCTTCTTAAAGCGAGGAATTCCTCAGCAGAGAGCTATTTTCACGCGAAAATCAAAGGCTTTGGCTTAACTTCGATTAAAAGTACTTACAAGACTGTCAACCACAGCGCGGCTGACTCCATTATATGGTATGCCCCGGAAGTTCTAGCTGAAAATGAAAAGCCGGGAACCAAATGCACATCCAAGTATACGGAGAAAGCTGATGTCTATAGCTTCGGAATGATTTGCTTTCAAATTTTAACGGGCAAAGTTCCATTCGATGAAGGACATTTGCAAGGCGAGAAAGTGGTCCGAAATATCAGAGCAGGGGAAAGGCCTCTCTTTCCATATCCTTCACCTAAATACCTTGTGAACTTAACCAGAAGATGCTGGCATACGAACCCAAATCTTCGCCCACGTTTCTCATCTCTATGCAGGATTTTACATTATATCAAGAAAGTTCTTGTCATAAATCCAGAACATGGCCAGCCTGAAACTGCTCCTCCACTTGTAGACTATTGTGATATCGAGGGTGGCTACTCGAAGAAATTTTCTGAAGAGGAGAGCACGTGTTTGACACCGGTATCACAGATTCCTTTCCAGATGTTTGCTTACCGGCTGATTGAGAAAGAGAAAATTTCTGGAAAGAACTGGGATTCATCAAATGATGGATTTTCAGTCCATAGGCGAGCATCGATTCTGAGTGATGACGGGCATTTGGCTGCGATGGATGATCTCTTTCTTGCACCGAGCGATGGAAGGTCAGTTTGCTCAGAGATAATTGACAGGAAAGATTCAAGATTGTTTGATCAGAGATCAGCTATCTCAGAAATACCACATAGAAAGCTTTACTTATTCGATCAAGCATCAGTTGGCTCTGAGAGTCCAGACAGGAGATTCTCGTCTGTAGCAGCAGACGAGAAGTTTTTCTTTGCTGATAGTCCAGATAGGAAAGTACTATCAACCCCAATAGTTGATAGGTCACCACGTATCGACACACTAGAGAAAAAGATCATCTCATCAATGAGCAAGAACCAAAGACTGAAATTTTCGGACAACCAGGAGAAGGTAATGTCTCCAAAAGCAGGCGATGAAAAACCTACAGCAAATGTTGCAGCTGAACAAAATTTAGTATCTCCTCGGACTACAGAGAAAATAAAATCAGCTGAGCAAAACTTAGTATCTCCTCGGAATTTAGAGAAGAAAATTTCATCTGATGATCAGAAACTAACTAGTCCTGAGAGTCAAGAAAAGAAACATGCATCAGACGATCAGAAACTAACTAGTCCTGAGAGTCAAGAAAAGAAACATGCATCAGACGATCAGAAACTAATCAGTTCCGAGGCTCCTGAGAAGAAACATTCATCTGATGATAGGAAATTACTACATTCCAAGACTCCAGAAAGGATGAAGTCGTCAACTGTCAATGACAAGCCACTTCAAGGTGAGCACGCGCAAAGGAGAAGTGTAAGGACTAGGAAAACAAACGAAAAGTTATCGAAGATTATAGAGAAGAAAGTTCTGGAAACTAATCAAATTTCAATATCATCCGAGAACACCGAGACAACTGCATCCAAGACCAGAAATCAAAAGATAACAGTGAAGAAAGATTCATCGCGCGGCAAACTGCAGGATACAAAGACTAGCTCTCTAACAG AGAAACTGAATGATGACTCACCAAGATCTTCACCAGCTAGAGCTAAGAGAATACATTCATCACCGATGTCTTCACCAACACGAACACCAAAGGCATCTTCAAGATCATCACCAGCGATCGCCTCAAAGGGATATGCATATCAATCTCCAAGTTCGTCGCCACTAAATCCATGTTCTCGATGTGCTAGAGTAAATCGAGAGTGCCAACCTTCAGGTATGAGCCCACATATACAACGGAAAGCTCATCCGTCTCATTCAGAGATCGCGTAG